From Vitis vinifera cultivar Pinot Noir 40024 chromosome 5, ASM3070453v1, the proteins below share one genomic window:
- the LOC100261297 gene encoding histone-lysine N-methyltransferase family member SUVH9, whose amino-acid sequence MGSLIPFQDLNLLPDPATSPSTAATAITPALIFPKIEPKLEPFDAPTLPLQSFPQNPSPNFFVNSGQLPFVGPGSNPNDTVFSQTPEGSPEENNVYSEYYRISELFRTAFSKRMENLGNIEVLDPDSRAIVPVPEETRISNVVVSRRRDQRSSELVRVTDLTIDHVRYFRDLVRRTRMLYDALRIFSMMEEEKRREVGLITRRSRGDLRAAKLMKDRGLWLNRDKRIVGSIPGINIGDLFLFRMELCVVGLHGQAQAGIDYLPGSRSSNGEPIATSIIVSGGYEDDQDEGDVLIYTGHGGQDKFSRQCDHQKLEGGNLALERSMHYGIEVRVIRGIKYEGSVTGKVYVYDGLYKIHDSWFDVGKSGFGVYKYKLLRNEGQAEMGSAILRFAENLRVSPLTVRPVGYLCDDLSTKKENIPVFLFNDIDGDNEPMYYEYLPRTVFPLHAYNLGGNGSGCDCVAGCTDDCVCAQRNGGEFAYDQNGFLLRGKPVIFECGSFCRCPPTCRNRLTQKGLRNRFEVFRSRETGWGVRSLDLIQAGAFICEYAGVVLTREQAALFSMNGDTLIYPNRFTDRWAEWGDFSKVYSDYVRPMHPSIPPLDFAMDVSRMRNLACYMSHSSCPNVLVQFVLYDHHNLLFPRLMLFAMENIPPLRELSLDYGVADEWTGKLPICN is encoded by the coding sequence ATGGGTTCTCTCATCCCATTCCAAGACCTCAATCTTCTTCCTGACCCAGCCACCTCCCCCTCCACCGCTGCCACTGCCATTACTCCCGCCCTCATTTTCCCCAAAATCGAGCCCAAGCTCGAACCCTTTGATGCTCCAACTCTACCGCTACAGTCTTTTCCCCAGAACCCTAGCCCTAATTTCTTTGTAAACTCCGGACAACTGCCGTTTGTTGGACCCGGTTCGAACCCTAATGATACAGTTTTTTCTCAGACTCCCGAGGGTTCTCCAGAAGAGAACAATGTTTACTCTGAATACTACCGGATTTCTGAGTTATTCAGGACGGCTTTCTCCAAGAGGATGGAGAACTTAGGGAATATCGAAGTCTTGGATCCGGATTCACGGGCAATTGTGCCGGTGCCGGAGGAAACTAGGATTTCCAACGTGGTTGTATCGCGTCGCCGGGACCAGCGGTCGTCGGAGCTGGTGAGAGTTACGGATCTTACAATTGATCACGTGAGGTACTTCCGCGACCTCGTGAGACGAACGAGAATGTTATACGACGCGCTCCGAATCTTCTCaatgatggaggaggagaaacGCCGAGAAGTGGGCCTTATTACCAGGCGCAGCAGAGGGGATTTGAGAGCGGCGAAGTTGATGAAAGACCGAGGCTTGTGGCTGAATCGCGATAAGCGGATCGTTGGGTCGATTCCGGGGATTAACATTGGAGATTTGTTTCTTTTCAGAATGGAATTGTGTGTGGTTGGATTGCATGGTCAAGCTCAAGCCGGAATTGACTACTTGCCGGGGAGCAGGAGCTCGAACGGGGAACCAATTGCGACCAGCATTATTGTCTCTGGTGGCTACGAAGACGACCAAGACGAGGGTGATGTGCTAATCTATACTGGTCATGGAGGGCAAGATAAATTTTCAAGGCAATGCGATCACCAGAAACTAGAAGGTGGCAATCTTGCACTGGAGCGAAGCATGCATTACGGAATTGAGGTGAGAGTCATTCGAGGAATTAAGTATGAGGGTAGCGTGACAGGTAAAGTTTACGTTTATGATGGGTTATATAAAATTCATGATTCCTGGTTTGATGTGGGCAAGTCTGGTTTTGGGGTCTATAAGTATAAGCTTCTGAGAAATGAAGGACAAGCTGAAATGGGTAGTGCCATTTTAAGGTTTGCTGAGAATCTTAGGGTTAGCCCCTTGACTGTTCGACCGGTGGGTTACCTTTGTGATGATCTTTCAACGAAGAAAGAGAATATCCCTGTTTTTCTGTTCAATGATATTGATGGTGATAATGAACCAATGTATTATGAGTATCTTCCGAGGACTGTGTTTCCGCTCCATGCTTATAATCTTGGGGGAAATGGAAGTGGGTGTGACTGCGTTGCAGGTTGTACTGATGATTGCGTTTGTGCGCAGAGAAATGGGGGTGAGTTTGCTTACGATCAAAATGGGTTTCTCTTGAGAGGGAAGCCAGTGATATTTGAATGCGGGAGCTTCTGCCGCTGCCCACCAACTTGCAGGAATCGCCTGACTCAGAAAGGATTGCGGAATAGGTTTGAAGTGTTTAGATCGAGGGAAACTGGTTGGGGAGTTAGGTCCTTAGACTTGATACAGGCTGGAGCTTTTATATGTGAGTATGCTGGGGTTGTTCTCACAAGGGAGCAGGCAGCACTGTTTAGTATGAATGGTGATACTTTGATTTATCCCAATCGATTTACTGATAGATGGGCAGAATGGGGTGACTTTTCCAAAGTGTACTCGGATTATGTACGACCGATGCATCCCTCAATTCCTCCATTAGATTTTGCAATGGATGTATCAAGAATGAGGAATCTTGCTTGTTATATGAGCCACAGTTCATGTCCTAATGTGCTTGTGCAGTTTGTGCTATATGATCACCATAATTTATTGTTCCCTCGCCTTATGCTATTTGCCATGGAAAACATCCCTCCTCTGAGAGAGCTTAGCTTAGATTATGGCGTGGCTGATGAATGGACTGGGAAGCTTCCTATCTGTAACTGA